One Alosa alosa isolate M-15738 ecotype Scorff River chromosome 22, AALO_Geno_1.1, whole genome shotgun sequence DNA segment encodes these proteins:
- the lzts2b gene encoding leucine zipper putative tumor suppressor 2 homolog has translation MALVQSPPAAPSDRRPVTAPSPPPPDTNGTTMGSVSSLIASRTAFPSRPGPEVTGVSVRHRRPTHTATGRYHPQDITHEPLLGVSSGAAGKRQPLVAAGQTHRHRTYLSDDFPGEDWEERHVAPAPPSPGSDMEEVMGRPARSGSDGAPPRLVPVSGKLERNIEKAIIRPTAFKPVVPKSRSNMQYLSPRLGGALSNSQGNLNLLAPGPSELAPSAVCSERRSSYSGSRNGLMSQSCSLSLSDSGRNSLSSLPTYNSAGGGGAYSPGQSDVSGAPMSDPVKLTSMPPPPPPPPISHGHTSSDSGRSSSSKSTGSLTGMGVRSGGGGGGGEGVPLTDCGSCGRSPSQAEAYEQLVRDLEDKLRERDLELQELRENLDENEVAICQVYEEKQKRCELEMEELRQSCASRMQQASQKAQRSQQLLQLQVFQLQTEKKKLQEDFGHLLQEREQLEERCAKYEREKTQLGPRLEETKWEVCQKSGEISLLKQQLKDLQAELAQRVGEVMTLRGQLRETRADREAGQVQLQEALASARTRQLELEVCENELQRRKSEAELLRQKVARLDEELASLKEAQQEAEEEARRAAGVAAGAVAGASGEAWHQQQESECLREELVSERQRQAKQVSAFEEERRSWEEEKEKVIRYQKQLQQNYVQMYRRNRQLEGALRDLHMELESRELDDEDDGGSGNEINFDDVTATEI, from the exons ATGGCGCTGGTGCAGTCCCCGCCTGCTGCACCCAGTGACCGCCGCCCCGTGACTGCCCCCTCGCCCCCTCCACCTGACACCAACGGCACTACTATGGGCTCCGTCAGCAGCCTCATCGCTAGCCGCACCGCCTTCCCCTCCCGCCCCGGGCCCGAGGTCACTGGGGTCAGCGTCCGGCACCGTCGACCCACGCACACCGCCACAGGACGCTACCACCCTCAGGACATTACCCATGAGCCTCTACTGGGTGTGAGCAGTGGCGCGGCCGGGAAGAGGCAGCCGCTGGTGGCGGCGGGACAGACGCATCGGCACCGGACTTACCTGAGCGACGACTTCCCCGGCGAGGACTGGGAGGAGAGGCACGTTGCGCCCGCACCGCCCAGCCCAGGAAGTGACATGGAGGAAGTGATGGGGAGGCCGGCCAGGAGCGGGAGTGACGGAGCTCCTCCTCGACTCGTACCCGTGTCTGGGAAACTAGAAAGG AACATTGAGAAGGCCATCATCAGACCCACTGCCTTTAAACCCGTTGTGCCCAAGAGCCGCAGCAACATGCAGTACCTCTCCCCAAGGCTAGGGGGCGCTCTCTCGAACAGCCAGGGCAACCTGAACCTTCTAGCACCAGGCCCGAGCGAGCTGGCGCCCTCTGCAGTTTGTTCGGAGCGGCGCAGCTCCTACAGCGGCAGCCGGAACGGCCTCATGAGCCAGTCGTGCTCCCTCTCGCTGTCCGACTCCGGGCGGAACTCGCTTTCAAGCCTCCCCACCTACAACAGCGCCGGTGGTGGTGGCGCCTACAGCCCTGGTCAAAGCGACGTCTCCGGGGCACCCATGTCCGACCCAGTCAAGCTGACATCGATGCCACCgccgccacccccaccccccataagCCACGGCCACACGAGCTCGGACAGCGGCCGCTCCTCGTCCAGCAAGAGCACGGGCTCCCTGACGGGCATGGGGGTGCGTAGTGGCGGTGGTGGCGGAGGAGGTGAGGGGGTGCCCCTAACGGATTGTGGCTCCTGTGGCCGGTCGCCTTCCCAGGCCGAGGCGTACGAGCAGCTGGTCAGGGACCTGGAGGACAAGCTGAGGGAAAGAGACCTGGAGCTGCAGGAGCTCCGGGAAAACCTGGACGAGAACGAGGTGGCCATATGCCAG GTGTATGAGGAGAAGCAGAAGCGCTGTGAGCTGGAGATGGAGGAGCTGCGCCAGAGCTGCGCGTCGCGCATGCAGCAGGCCTCGCAGAAGGCCCAGCGCTCccagcagctgctgcagctgcaggtCTTCCAGCTGCAGACGGAGAAGAAGAAGCTGCAGGAGGACTTCGGGCACCTCCTGCAGGAGCGGGAGCAACTGGAGGAGCGCTGCGCCAAATACGAGCGGGAGAAGACCCAGCTGGGGCCGCGTCTCGAAGAGACCAAGTGGGAG GTATGTCAGAAGTCGGGGGAGATCTCTCTGCTGAAGCAGCAGCTGAAGGACCTGCAGGCAGAGCTGGCCCAGCGCGTGGGCGAGGTGATGACCCTGCGCGGGCAGCTGCGGGAGACACGGGCGGACCGCGAGGCCGGCCAGGTGCAGCTCCAGGAGGCGCTGGCGTCGGCCCGCACGCGGCAGCTGGAGCTGGAGGTGTGCGAGAACGAGCTGCAGCGGCGCAAGAGTGAGGCCGAGCTGCTCCGGCAGAAAGTGGCGCGGCTCGATGAGGAGCTGGCCTCCCTCAAGGAGGCGCAGCAGGAGGCCGAGGAGGAGGCGCGACGAGCGGCAGGAG TGGCAGCAGGGGCAGTAGCTGGGGCCTCTGGGGAGGCGTGGCATCAGCAGCAGGAGAGCGAGTGCCTGCGCGAAGAGCTCGTGTCCGAGCGCCAGCGGCAGGCGAAGCAGGTGTCGGCCTTCGAGGAGGAGCGGCGCAgctgggaggaggagaaggagaaggtcATCCGCTACCAGAAGCAGCTACAGCAGAACTACGTGCAGATGTACCGCCGCAACCGACAGCTAGAGGGCGCCCTGCGCGACCTCCACATGGAGCTGGAGTCGCGCGAGCTGGACGACGAGGATGACGGGGGCAGCGGCAACGAGATCAACTTTGATGACGTCACGGCGACTGAGATTTGA